One region of Mugil cephalus isolate CIBA_MC_2020 chromosome 17, CIBA_Mcephalus_1.1, whole genome shotgun sequence genomic DNA includes:
- the slc25a21 gene encoding mitochondrial 2-oxodicarboxylate carrier → MTTKKPQSLLREASHQIIAGGSAGLVEICLMHPLDVVKTRFQIQTGTSDPNSYKSLGDCFRTIFRNEGLFGFYKGILPPILAETPKRAVKFFTFEQYKKLLSLTPLSPALALSVAGLGSGLTEAVVVNPFEVVKVSLQANRDSFKEQPSAFAQARRIIKSDGFGLKGLNKGLTSTLGRHGVFNMIYFGFYFNVKDAFPASPNPTLEFLRKFAIGLASGTISSCVNIPFDVAKSRIQGPQPVPGEIKYRTCFQTMALVYREEGYLALYKGLVPKIMRLGPGGAVMLLVYEYVSGWLKKNW, encoded by the exons GACTGGTGGAAATTTGCTTGATGCACCCCCTCGACGTGGTGAAGACTAG GTTCCAGATCCAGACAGGAACCAGCGACCCCAACAGCTACAAGAGCCTGGGCGACTGCTTCCGGACGATCTTCCGCAACGAAGG ACTTTTTGGCTTCTACAAGGGAATCTTGCCTCCAATTCTGGCAGAGACGCCGAAGAGGGCAGTCAAG TTTTTCACCTTTGAGCAGTACAAGAAGCTGCTGAGTTTGACCCCTTTGTCTCCTGCGCTG GCGCTGTCTGTGGCGGGGCTCGGCTCAGGCTTGACTGAGGCCGTTGTCGTCAATCCGTTCGAGGTGGTGAAAGTCAGTCTCCAGGCCAACAGAGATTCCTTCAAAGAG CAACCGTCCGCTTTCGCCCAAGCAAGGCGCATAATTAAGTCGGACGGCTTCGGACTGAAGGGCCTGAATAAAGGATTAACATCAACACTGGGACGCCATGGAGTCTTCAACATGATCTACTTTGGCTTCTACTTCAACGTTAAGGATGCCTTTCCTGCCAGCCCG AATCCTACCCTCGAGTTCCTGAGGAAGTTCGCCATAGGCCTAGCGTCCGGGACCATCTCCTCCTGCGTCAACATTCCCTTCGACGTCGCCAAGAGCCGCATCCAAGGTCCCCAGCCTGTGCCGGGAGAGATCAAGTACCGCACCTGCTTCCAGACCATGGCGCTGGTGTACCGCGAGGAGGG GTACCTGGCGTTATACAAGGGGTTGGTTCCCAAGATAATGAGGCTTGGACCAG GTGGAGCGGTGATGCTGCTGGTCTATGAGTACGTGTCTGGATGGCTTAAGAAGAACTGGTaa